ttttgatcGTTTCTGAATTCTAAACTCTGAAATCGAGGTCTGGCTTCTTGGTacctcttttctttgttccTTTCGCAAGACTTCTTTCGAACATGCCTACGTCATGTAGTGATCTACCCTCTGGATCTTGCtccttcaatttgaaaattctaaCTATCCAGTTTTCGGAGGTAAAagcttcttcaaaataatcCAGCTGTTCAACATCTGATGCTGATACAGTCTGCGAACGGACTCTATCTTGTCCCTGGCCATTGAAAACTTGAGGGAAATCCTTATAGCACATTTTGTAAAGTAGAGATTCTTTCATGGTTTTTGTTGCCTGCGAATCAACACGATATTCACcttttgaattgaaatAATTCCGCTCCTGAATTTCCTCAGGCCAAATACCTTCGCTAATTCTTATCATCCATAAAAACTTATTGATATCATCGCCACTGAATCCGATAACACCACCAAAAATCACCAATACATAATCGACGTCATGTTGCTTAAAGATTTCGTACGATTTCCATTCTGGTGAAGACATTGCCTTACCAACGATGGCAATATGAGTATTGTTCCATGTATTGTTATCCACCAGAGTGGTTCTGTCAGCCATACCTCCGATTTGGTAACCGTAATCCCACCAGGCGGCAACTTTAGCATCTTCATTTGTGTTCATTCTCAACCAATAGTAAGCTTCACGGAAATCATCAATGACAGCAGGACGACCGTCGGGTGTTTGTGATGGTAAAACAACAGAAGGTGATGAATATGCCATTCTTGTTACCCAAGTACAATGGAAGACAAACAAATACAAGtaatatatgaaagagcCACAAACCACCAAACGTGATAAAAGAGAGCTGAAATTCCAACGAACTTCCTTACCATCCCTTTCTGGTGACAAGTTCAAATAAACGTCAAACAATTTAGACAATGCGACTGCTGCACAAACACAAATAACTGGAGTTAAAGTTAACATCAATCTTATCATAACACCAGCAAAATATGAACACAGCACGGAGTACGCAATGACAAAAATATgttcatctttcaaatcaataaACAGTAAGAATACACCGACAGGGAATAAccaaatcaaaaagtgggtatcgaagaagaaggcGGGCCAAGCAACTGGTTGATGTTCTGAGACGGAAGCAATGATTGGAATATGAATTTTAGCATAATTTGTATCCCATAGGGAGTAGAATCTTCCAGTCCAAGGCGCAATGAAACCAAAATAGGTCAAAGTAAACAATCCGAGGATGCCCAATCCCAGCAGTAAAATAAGTGAGACGAACATAACAactttaaatttttcattggaGACCTGATTTTTCACAAAGTTACCAAATGCAACGATCTGTATTAAACCAAAGACACCTAAAGCTGCCATATGATCATTTGACCTGATGGGTAAAAATCCGACAAATGGTATTTGCATAGAAGCCAAAGTACCAATTGCATACCAAGTACTGTAAGCAGTGTAAAGTTTGTTATTGTAGCGGCCCATAAGAATTAGGATGAAAATATGTAGAGGAATCAAATTTGTGATAAAAACATAACCACCCCATGCAGAAACCATATAGAAATAGAAAAGCGCAGTTAACgttgcaaaaaaaattgaaccTGTCTTCTGTGCCTTAATCCAAAACATAAATGTAACCATCAATAAAGTGATAGCAATTGCTTCATTATCATATGACCCAGCTACTGATCTTGAAATGTAACCTGGAACAATTGCCATAAACGCACCTGCAAATAATCCAGCCGCCGAATCTTTGATTTCCTTAGTAAACTCGTATGTGGCCCAGGCAGTGACCCCTGCAAAAGCCGGTGCGAACAGGACACAGATATTGCGTATATCGATAGGTAGACCAAtgtttttaaaaaaatgccaCACTAAACCACTGGTTGTCATCAACCCGGGGTACAAAGTACCACCTGTGACTCTCCCTAGCGGATACCAGGTCCGATCATCGAACCAATTCAGGAATTCCAAAAACGAATGAGATACCAGGTACTTAGTTGCTCTGAAGTTGAACCACGGATCGAACTCGTGGATGATAGACTCAAATCTTATAACCGAGAATAATCTTGCGGAAATTGCAGCACCAAAGATTGCAACAAAAATACTGATTTTTAATACAGTTTGAACCCACTGGACTAGCCAATGGGACTTGTCTAGCGCTTCCAATTGCATCTCAAAAGGGATAGCTCTTGGATTTCCTTAATTCATTTGCCAACAAATACGCTTTCACTTCCCACTCTCGCTTGCTGAATCCAATATACACTACCTTTTCAATGTTAACGTGTTCAAATTTCCGACCGGGtaacaaattcaaattccTTTCTTAATGATCACTCATCTCAGCCAACAGTGAGGCATAGTATTACCAAACGTATTATTGAGCTTCCTGTAGCAAATATCGGTCGTAACTGGTATATTTGTGGCTACTAAACTTTAGCTATCATTATGTAAGCTTTTATGAACACCAAGCGATGACAATTCAGCTTTAAGGTTCCCAACCTGACACCTTTTTAACGTTTAAACTGGCTGATTCATCGGTCCAGTATGTACCACTTACAATTTAGTCCAAAGAAAGCTGTTAGATACACAACAAAATTGCCAGACCTTGTTATCAAAGCTTTCTAGAGAATACTCATGGTCGTGTAATGTGACTCTCAATTCGAGTATTTCTGAGAACTCTCGGCggttatttttttaatccTTAATACACAACATTTGAACAGGGCATCATTGCGACTGAGTGACTACTAGCGAGTAAGGACACAGGTGAATGGTGAGCTCTAGTGCTGCTGGT
This Zygotorulaspora mrakii chromosome 5, complete sequence DNA region includes the following protein-coding sequences:
- the STT3 gene encoding dolichyl-diphosphooligosaccharide--protein glycosyltransferase subunit STT3 (similar to Saccharomyces cerevisiae STT3 (YGL022W); ancestral locus Anc_4.98), which translates into the protein MQLEALDKSHWLVQWVQTVLKISIFVAIFGAAISARLFSVIRFESIIHEFDPWFNFRATKYLVSHSFLEFLNWFDDRTWYPLGRVTGGTLYPGLMTTSGLVWHFFKNIGLPIDIRNICVLFAPAFAGVTAWATYEFTKEIKDSAAGLFAGAFMAIVPGYISRSVAGSYDNEAIAITLLMVTFMFWIKAQKTGSIFFATLTALFYFYMVSAWGGYVFITNLIPLHIFILILMGRYNNKLYTAYSTWYAIGTLASMQIPFVGFLPIRSNDHMAALGVFGLIQIVAFGNFVKNQVSNEKFKVVMFVSLILLLGLGILGLFTLTYFGFIAPWTGRFYSLWDTNYAKIHIPIIASVSEHQPVAWPAFFFDTHFLIWLFPVGVFLLFIDLKDEHIFVIAYSVLCSYFAGVMIRLMLTLTPVICVCAAVALSKLFDVYLNLSPERDGKEVRWNFSSLLSRLVVCGSFIYYLYLFVFHCTWVTRMAYSSPSVVLPSQTPDGRPAVIDDFREAYYWLRMNTNEDAKVAAWWDYGYQIGGMADRTTLVDNNTWNNTHIAIVGKAMSSPEWKSYEIFKQHDVDYVLVIFGGVIGFSGDDINKFLWMIRISEGIWPEEIQERNYFNSKGEYRVDSQATKTMKESLLYKMCYKDFPQVFNGQGQDRVRSQTVSASDVEQLDYFEEAFTSENWIVRIFKLKEQDPEGRSLHDVGMFERSLAKGTKKRGTKKPDLDFRV